The following coding sequences lie in one Pontibacter sp. G13 genomic window:
- a CDS encoding CofH family radical SAM protein: MNTSELLKKALNFEFLTMEEGIHLHHHAGTDELMFIANEMRKIHKKDTLGIVTWQIDRNVNTTNVCVANCKFCNFFVPPTEKFKDKAYITDDETYQRKAKETFALGGDQFLLQGGHHPELGVEYYEETFSKLKGWFPELRLHALGPPEIVHIAELSGISYEETLTRLMAAGMDSMPGAGAEILNDRVRRIISNGKCSGQEWLDVMHVAHKVGLTTSATMMFGHIETIEERFEHLVRIREVQAMRPEGSNGFKAFIPWPYQDDGTLLNRVKGVKNNVSADEYIRMIALSRIMLPNIENIQASWLTVGPEVAQVCLHAGANDLGSIMIEENVVSAAGAPFRLSSEQIQQIIVDAGFQPQLRTQLYEFRETPPALEGKILAV; the protein is encoded by the coding sequence ATGAATACCTCAGAATTGCTCAAAAAGGCGTTGAATTTCGAGTTCCTGACCATGGAAGAGGGGATACATCTCCATCACCACGCGGGGACCGACGAACTCATGTTCATCGCCAACGAAATGCGGAAAATCCACAAAAAAGACACCCTCGGGATCGTCACTTGGCAGATTGACCGCAATGTGAATACCACCAACGTCTGTGTCGCCAATTGCAAATTCTGCAATTTCTTTGTCCCACCGACCGAGAAGTTCAAGGACAAGGCCTACATCACCGACGACGAGACCTACCAGCGCAAGGCCAAGGAGACATTCGCGCTAGGCGGTGATCAGTTCTTGCTGCAAGGAGGCCACCACCCAGAATTGGGCGTGGAATATTACGAGGAAACGTTCAGCAAGCTCAAAGGCTGGTTCCCAGAATTGCGCCTTCACGCGCTCGGGCCACCGGAAATCGTCCATATCGCGGAACTCTCAGGCATTTCCTACGAGGAGACGCTCACGCGATTGATGGCCGCGGGGATGGATTCCATGCCGGGTGCCGGTGCAGAGATCCTCAACGATCGCGTCCGCCGCATCATTTCCAACGGCAAATGCTCCGGCCAAGAGTGGCTCGACGTGATGCATGTCGCCCACAAAGTTGGCCTTACCACCTCCGCGACCATGATGTTCGGCCACATCGAAACCATCGAGGAACGATTCGAGCATCTAGTCCGCATCCGCGAGGTTCAGGCGATGCGCCCCGAAGGTAGCAATGGTTTCAAAGCGTTTATCCCATGGCCATACCAAGATGACGGCACGCTCCTGAATCGCGTCAAAGGCGTCAAAAACAACGTCTCTGCCGACGAATACATCCGCATGATCGCCCTCAGCCGGATTATGCTCCCCAATATCGAAAACATCCAAGCGAGCTGGCTTACGGTCGGTCCAGAGGTTGCGCAAGTGTGTCTCCACGCCGGAGCCAACGACCTCGGTTCCATCATGATCGAAGAAAACGTCGTCTCCGCTGCGGGTGCTCCATTCCGCCTCTCCAGCGAGCAGATCCAACAGATCATCGTCGACGCGGGCTTCCAGCCACAGCTCCGGACACAACTCTACGAATTCCGCGAGACGCCTCCAGCATTGGAAGGCAAAATCTTGGCGGTCTAG
- a CDS encoding PVC-type heme-binding CxxCH protein, giving the protein MLPYARLILGLMLLGMLSACQRQPILDLQPQDHIVLLGNNLPARMMEYGFFETECHVLYPNHHLLIRNMGDGGNTPGFRPHSGRDTPWAFPGAAAFQTDLARPSGSKGDMEYPDEWLTRLSADVLICFFGYGESFGGLDQLPLFQQELAAFLRHSLQQTYNGSTPPKLVLVGPQAFEDLSSIRDLPNGSAANHRLNIYTKAMKQIADSMGIPFVDLFHESQNWYLKEESPCTIDGFQFNEAGNQKLAQFLAKELLGSSGKSSPHRDLIQSAVQEKNWMWHNDFKIPNGVHVFGRRHKPFGPDNYPQELKKIREMTAIRDSAIWLAAQGIELDLESADGLTSPMPTIASNYRISPDGPAPRYLYGAEALESMTMAEGFKIELFASEEMFEELANPLQVAFDDRGRLWVAVAPSYPHYQPGHTKPNDKLLILEDTDGDGRADKQTIWADGLHLPMGFELTQHGVFISQGTHLKLLRDTDGDDHADTSEIVLSGFDDHDTHHVISAFCADPSGAIYMGEGLFLHSNVETPYGVVRATQGGFFRYDPNRGQLERTAQISIPNPWGTAFDEWGQPFFLSTSGPAMRWLMPSTIRPEYGKMSPMPPSLIPQDYKVRPTSGLEFISSRHFPEEVQGDLLLGNVIGFRGVRQHQISEAGTGYELDFRQDLVSSSDPNFRPVDFEFAPDGSLYLADWHNMLIGHMQHNARDPYRDHAHGRIYRITYPSRPLIKPTQIADASIRELLDVLKSPEYRTRYRAKRALRGRDPQTVIQEITDWVHSLNPSDPQYERHLLEALWVSWGLNRIDRKLLQRLLQSEDHRVRAAAVMAVRYNGHQLPYQIAYLKTAAADPHGRVRLSAVVAASWLNPETALEILEIAEQHPVDPWMKKFYRVIKKRNTPPDQYVETNPGQSDEVMHPLAIPNFKLGKSIYHEEGNCVTCHQEDGKGLPASGFPPIAKSEWVTGNPETLIKITLKGLMGPIQVSGKSYPGQVPMTPFGGMLNDTEVAAVLNYVRNSFGNKAAIISEDQVKAVRAQVSDKEGFYLAKELNP; this is encoded by the coding sequence ATGCTTCCCTATGCTCGCCTGATCCTTGGGCTGATGCTGCTCGGTATGCTCTCTGCCTGCCAGCGACAGCCCATCCTAGATTTGCAACCCCAAGATCACATCGTCCTGCTCGGCAACAATCTCCCCGCCCGGATGATGGAATATGGATTCTTTGAAACAGAATGCCATGTACTGTATCCCAATCACCACTTGTTGATTCGCAACATGGGAGATGGGGGAAATACCCCCGGTTTCCGACCGCATTCAGGCCGTGATACGCCTTGGGCATTCCCGGGCGCAGCGGCATTTCAGACCGATCTGGCACGCCCGAGCGGCAGCAAAGGAGATATGGAATATCCAGATGAATGGCTCACGCGATTGTCTGCTGATGTGCTGATCTGCTTCTTCGGATATGGCGAATCCTTTGGAGGGCTCGATCAACTTCCCCTTTTTCAACAAGAGCTTGCCGCTTTCCTCCGTCACAGTCTCCAGCAGACATACAATGGCTCCACGCCCCCCAAGCTCGTTTTGGTAGGCCCACAAGCTTTCGAAGACCTTTCCTCGATTCGCGATTTGCCCAATGGCAGCGCAGCCAATCACAGGCTGAATATATACACGAAAGCGATGAAACAGATCGCCGATTCTATGGGAATACCATTTGTCGATCTCTTCCACGAATCTCAAAATTGGTACCTCAAGGAAGAAAGCCCCTGCACCATCGACGGTTTTCAATTCAATGAGGCCGGTAATCAAAAGCTTGCCCAATTCCTCGCCAAGGAATTGCTGGGAAGTTCTGGCAAAAGCAGCCCCCACCGAGATTTGATCCAATCAGCCGTTCAGGAAAAGAACTGGATGTGGCACAACGACTTCAAGATCCCCAATGGCGTCCATGTGTTTGGCCGGAGACACAAGCCATTCGGTCCAGACAATTATCCCCAAGAACTCAAGAAAATACGCGAGATGACCGCCATTCGCGATTCGGCGATTTGGCTGGCTGCTCAAGGAATTGAACTGGATCTGGAGAGCGCGGACGGCCTTACTTCCCCCATGCCGACCATAGCATCCAATTATCGGATATCGCCCGATGGCCCGGCACCTCGGTATTTGTATGGAGCAGAAGCACTCGAAAGCATGACGATGGCCGAGGGGTTTAAGATCGAACTATTTGCTTCGGAAGAGATGTTCGAGGAATTGGCCAATCCCCTTCAAGTGGCATTCGATGATCGCGGCCGCCTCTGGGTTGCCGTTGCGCCCAGCTATCCGCATTACCAGCCCGGCCACACCAAACCCAATGACAAACTTTTGATTCTGGAGGACACAGACGGAGACGGCCGCGCAGACAAGCAGACAATCTGGGCAGATGGATTGCATCTTCCAATGGGCTTCGAATTGACACAACATGGCGTGTTCATTTCTCAAGGCACACATTTGAAATTGCTTCGAGACACAGATGGCGATGATCACGCAGATACTTCAGAGATCGTCCTCAGTGGATTCGACGATCACGACACCCATCATGTGATCAGTGCTTTCTGCGCTGATCCAAGCGGGGCGATTTATATGGGAGAGGGGCTTTTCCTCCACTCCAATGTTGAAACTCCCTACGGAGTCGTCCGAGCTACTCAAGGGGGATTTTTTCGATACGATCCTAACCGCGGGCAACTTGAACGAACCGCCCAAATTTCCATTCCCAATCCTTGGGGAACCGCATTTGATGAATGGGGTCAGCCCTTTTTCCTGAGTACCTCGGGTCCTGCCATGCGCTGGTTGATGCCGAGTACTATTCGTCCAGAGTATGGCAAAATGTCTCCGATGCCTCCCAGCCTGATTCCACAGGATTACAAGGTGCGTCCAACTTCTGGACTGGAATTCATTTCAAGCAGGCATTTCCCTGAGGAGGTTCAAGGTGATCTACTTTTGGGCAATGTAATTGGCTTTCGAGGAGTGAGGCAGCATCAGATTTCGGAAGCGGGAACGGGCTACGAATTGGATTTTCGGCAGGATTTGGTTTCCAGCTCTGATCCAAATTTCCGCCCCGTGGATTTCGAATTTGCGCCGGATGGTTCTCTGTATCTCGCCGATTGGCACAACATGCTCATTGGCCACATGCAGCACAATGCCCGAGATCCATACCGAGATCATGCCCACGGCAGAATCTACCGAATCACTTATCCAAGTAGACCATTGATCAAACCTACCCAGATCGCAGATGCATCCATTCGCGAATTGCTGGACGTGCTGAAATCACCTGAATATAGAACGCGGTACCGAGCCAAACGGGCGTTGCGGGGCCGTGATCCGCAGACAGTCATCCAGGAAATCACGGATTGGGTACATAGCCTAAATCCCTCCGATCCCCAGTATGAGCGGCACCTCCTCGAAGCGCTTTGGGTATCCTGGGGACTGAACCGAATAGACCGAAAATTGCTTCAACGGCTTTTGCAATCAGAGGATCACCGAGTCAGAGCTGCGGCTGTGATGGCAGTTCGATACAACGGGCACCAACTTCCCTATCAGATTGCCTATTTGAAAACAGCGGCCGCCGATCCGCATGGTCGGGTGAGACTTTCTGCCGTAGTGGCGGCTTCATGGCTGAACCCTGAGACAGCGCTGGAAATACTCGAAATTGCGGAACAGCATCCCGTGGATCCATGGATGAAGAAATTCTACCGCGTGATCAAAAAGCGCAATACCCCTCCCGATCAATATGTCGAAACTAACCCGGGCCAATCTGATGAAGTCATGCACCCGTTGGCCATTCCCAATTTCAAACTTGGGAAAAGCATCTATCACGAAGAAGGCAACTGTGTGACCTGCCATCAAGAAGATGGGAAAGGGCTTCCAGCATCTGGATTCCCACCAATCGCAAAAAGCGAATGGGTCACCGGAAATCCCGAAACCCTCATCAAAATCACACTCAAAGGATTGATGGGGCCGATTCAGGTGTCAGGCAAATCCTACCCCGGACAAGTACCCATGACCCCGTTTGGGGGCATGCTCAATGATACCGAGGTGGCCGCAGTCCTCAATTATGTGCGGAATTCATTTGGGAACAAGGCCGCGATTATTTCAGAGGATCAAGTAAAAGCCGTCCGTGCGCAAGTTTCCGACAAAGAAGGATTCTATCTTGCCAAAGAACTCAACCCGTGA